The following are encoded in a window of Methanobrevibacter sp. V74 genomic DNA:
- a CDS encoding DUF11 domain-containing protein: MIWVVSDIAPGSSMIITVKVKVVRDGSWTNNLTLNGNFTVNATVTTVNPIKTVNNSNPVVGEVIEYNLTVNNTGSVVISDNVTLVDSLPDGLVYAGDYSVVGGKVVKFAQSGNKLIWVVSDIAPGSSMIITVKVKVVRDGSWTNNLTLNGNFTVNATVTTVHKADLVIIKNVSNKSPNYLDKIAWSITVVNLGPNSAHDVVVTDLLPNGLVYLGYDAAKGAYNPITGLWNIGVLNVGERVVLTIYSLVDVSNSTIINLAVVNSTTYDPNMSNNKDNESIVVSPAADLEVIKVSNVDFAVVGDTVIWTITVINHGPDNATNVRLFDLLSSSLKLVNFIVSRGSFNKFTGVWSLGELKAGDNATIRIITIALVSGHVVNFANVTSDVYDPNMTNNKDNATVNVINKTIPPESPEPSKPSKLPVHSMRATGNPILMVLMACLLIGSSIVYRRRKN; this comes from the coding sequence TTGATTTGGGTTGTTAGTGATATTGCTCCTGGTAGTTCTATGATCATTACTGTTAAGGTTAAGGTTGTTAGGGATGGTAGTTGGACTAATAATTTGACTTTGAATGGTAATTTTACTGTTAATGCTACTGTTACTACTGTTAATCCAATTAAGACTGTGAATAATTCTAATCCTGTTGTGGGTGAGGTTATTGAGTATAATTTGACTGTTAATAATACTGGTAGTGTTGTTATTTCTGATAATGTTACTTTGGTTGATTCATTGCCTGATGGTCTTGTTTATGCTGGTGATTATAGTGTTGTTGGTGGTAAGGTTGTTAAGTTCGCGCAATCTGGTAATAAGTTGATTTGGGTTGTTAGTGATATTGCTCCTGGTAGTTCTATGATCATTACTGTTAAGGTTAAGGTTGTTAGGGATGGTAGTTGGACTAATAATTTGACTTTGAATGGTAATTTTACTGTTAATGCTACTGTTACTACTGTTCATAAGGCTGATTTAGTCATTATTAAGAATGTGTCTAATAAATCTCCGAATTATTTAGACAAGATTGCCTGGTCTATTACTGTGGTTAATCTTGGTCCTAATAGTGCTCATGATGTTGTTGTCACAGATTTATTACCTAATGGTCTTGTTTACCTTGGTTATGATGCTGCTAAAGGTGCTTATAATCCAATTACTGGTTTGTGGAACATTGGTGTTTTAAATGTAGGTGAACGTGTTGTTTTAACTATCTATTCATTAGTGGATGTTTCTAACTCTACTATTATTAACTTAGCTGTTGTTAATAGTACTACTTATGACCCAAACATGAGTAATAATAAAGATAATGAATCTATTGTTGTTTCTCCTGCTGCAGATCTTGAGGTTATTAAAGTGTCTAATGTTGATTTTGCTGTTGTTGGCGATACTGTGATTTGGACTATTACTGTTATTAATCATGGTCCTGATAATGCTACTAATGTTAGGTTATTTGACTTATTGTCTTCTAGTTTAAAATTAGTCAATTTCATTGTTAGTAGGGGTAGTTTTAATAAATTTACTGGTGTTTGGAGTCTTGGTGAGTTGAAAGCTGGTGATAATGCTACTATTCGCATTATTACTATTGCTTTGGTTAGTGGTCATGTTGTGAACTTTGCTAATGTTACTAGTGATGTTTATGATCCGAATATGACTAATAATAAGGATAATGCTACTGTTAATGTTATTAATAAGACAATACCTCCAGAATCTCCAGAACCTTCTAAACCTTCAAAACTTCCTGTTCATTCAATGAGGGCTACAGGTAATCCAATCTTAATGGTGTTAATGGCATGTCTATTAATTGGATCTTCTATTGTTTATAGAAGAAGGAAAAATTAA
- the aspS gene encoding aspartate--tRNA(Asn) ligase produces the protein MQGLLNDWRRTNYASQCSSEIAGSDIIIMGWVHEIRDFGGIMFVIIRDITGRVQVTAPSKKVDSEILEQLRELRKESVVAIKGLVQEAGKAPNDVEIIPKEVKVLNLANQPLPMDPTEKVKAGIDTRLDSRFLDIRKENVSAIFKIKGQMFHTVRDFFYDNGFYEINTPKLVVSATEGGTELFPITYFEREAFLGQSPQLYKQMMMASGMDKVFEIGQIFRAEEHDTLRHLNEAVSIDAEASFADDEDVMKILNDMIVQVLKDVNENCANELEILGHELEVPTTPFPNVTYDEAVDIVNSKGVSMEWGEDLSREAEKVLGDTMGGFYFLTRWPSEIKPFYVMPVEGEEQYAHAFDLMYNNLELSSGATRVHQFDLLVKQIEERGLNPAGFGSYLKAFEYGMPPHAGWGVGADRLTMVLTGAENIRECVLFPRDRHRLTP, from the coding sequence TTGCAAGGTTTATTAAATGATTGGAGAAGAACTAATTATGCTAGTCAATGCAGTTCAGAAATAGCTGGTAGTGACATTATTATTATGGGTTGGGTACATGAAATCCGTGATTTCGGTGGAATAATGTTCGTTATCATCCGTGATATAACTGGCAGAGTTCAAGTTACCGCTCCAAGTAAAAAAGTAGACTCAGAAATTTTAGAACAATTAAGAGAACTTAGAAAAGAATCTGTTGTAGCTATTAAAGGTTTAGTACAAGAAGCAGGAAAGGCTCCGAATGATGTTGAAATTATTCCTAAAGAAGTTAAAGTCTTGAACTTGGCTAATCAACCTTTACCTATGGATCCAACCGAAAAAGTTAAGGCTGGAATTGATACAAGATTGGATTCAAGATTTTTAGATATTAGAAAAGAAAATGTTTCAGCTATTTTCAAAATTAAAGGTCAAATGTTCCATACTGTCCGTGATTTCTTCTATGATAATGGATTTTATGAAATTAACACACCTAAACTTGTAGTGTCCGCTACTGAAGGAGGAACAGAATTATTCCCAATCACTTACTTTGAAAGAGAAGCGTTCCTAGGTCAATCACCGCAATTATACAAACAAATGATGATGGCTTCTGGAATGGATAAAGTATTTGAAATTGGTCAAATTTTCAGGGCAGAAGAGCACGATACTTTAAGACACTTAAATGAAGCAGTTTCAATTGATGCTGAAGCTTCATTTGCCGATGACGAAGATGTAATGAAAATATTAAATGACATGATTGTTCAGGTCTTAAAAGATGTCAATGAAAATTGTGCTAACGAGTTAGAAATTTTAGGTCATGAATTGGAAGTGCCTACCACTCCTTTCCCTAATGTAACTTATGATGAAGCTGTTGATATTGTAAATTCCAAAGGGGTATCAATGGAATGGGGAGAAGACTTATCTCGTGAAGCTGAAAAAGTTTTAGGAGATACTATGGGGGGATTTTATTTCTTAACTAGATGGCCTTCTGAAATCAAACCGTTTTATGTAATGCCTGTTGAAGGTGAAGAGCAATACGCTCATGCGTTCGATTTGATGTACAATAACTTAGAATTATCTTCTGGCGCTACTCGTGTACATCAATTTGATCTTTTAGTTAAACAAATCGAAGAAAGAGGACTAAATCCTGCCGGATTTGGAAGTTACTTAAAAGCATTTGAATACGGTATGCCTCCTCATGCTGGTTGGGGAGTAGGTGCTGATAGATTAACCATGGTACTTACTGGTGCCGAAAACATCCGTGAATGTGTGCTCTTCCCAAGGGACAGACACAGATTAACTCCATAG
- a CDS encoding aminoacetone oxidase family FAD-binding enzyme — protein MEKFDIAIIGGGPAGIMAAIAASRTSRVILLEKNPSLGCKLLLTGGGRCNITNGKPIKQLLTFFNNKNFLKHSFYTFTNEDLLSLFDLDFISEEDDRIFPKSGKSSDILKGLNDLLEDVSICYNFEVKSISDDFVINDKLKADKIIIATGGVTYPKTGSGIYNYSLTSQPITDIRYGLSPLVTKKDLSDIAGVTIRDVVISYKKSKVRGDVLFSHVGLTGPGIINISNEISESISYNLLESQPDIDLEIAIDLCPELSRDDLKFKFTNDFQKKGKTRLKNYLKLFLTNSFTDFFLDEINLDGNLELSRVNKKSKNRLVENLKRFTFEITDFNSNLAKVTIGGIDLTHVNPRTMESTLTPGLYFAGEVLNLHGPTGGYNLKIAFSTGYLAGISASEK, from the coding sequence ATGGAAAAATTTGATATAGCTATTATTGGCGGAGGTCCTGCTGGAATCATGGCTGCAATTGCCGCCAGTAGGACTTCACGTGTAATATTACTTGAAAAAAATCCCTCACTTGGCTGTAAACTATTGTTAACAGGTGGGGGGAGATGTAATATTACTAACGGAAAACCGATTAAACAGCTATTGACTTTTTTTAACAATAAAAATTTTTTAAAACACTCATTTTATACATTTACTAATGAGGATTTGCTTTCTCTATTTGATTTGGACTTTATCAGTGAAGAAGATGACAGAATTTTTCCAAAGTCTGGAAAATCCAGTGATATCTTAAAAGGTTTAAATGATTTGTTAGAAGATGTAAGTATATGTTATAACTTTGAAGTTAAAAGCATCAGTGATGATTTTGTTATAAATGATAAGTTAAAAGCAGATAAGATTATCATCGCTACAGGTGGCGTAACTTATCCAAAGACAGGTTCAGGTATTTATAATTACAGTTTAACCTCACAACCCATAACCGATATTAGATATGGTCTATCTCCATTAGTAACCAAAAAAGATTTATCTGATATTGCGGGTGTAACAATTAGGGATGTTGTTATAAGTTATAAGAAATCTAAGGTTCGCGGTGATGTTTTATTTTCACATGTTGGCCTAACTGGTCCCGGAATAATTAACATAAGTAATGAAATCTCAGAAAGTATAAGTTATAACTTATTAGAATCACAGCCTGATATTGATTTAGAAATAGCTATTGACTTATGCCCGGAATTATCCCGTGATGATTTAAAATTTAAATTCACAAATGATTTTCAAAAAAAGGGCAAAACACGCTTAAAAAATTACCTGAAGCTGTTCTTAACAAATAGTTTTACTGATTTCTTTTTAGATGAAATAAATTTGGATGGTAATTTGGAATTATCCAGAGTAAATAAAAAAAGTAAAAATCGTCTTGTTGAAAATTTAAAAAGATTTACATTTGAAATAACAGATTTTAACAGTAATTTAGCTAAAGTTACTATCGGCGGCATTGATCTTACCCATGTTAATCCAAGAACAATGGAATCAACTTTGACACCAGGGCTTTACTTTGCAGGTGAAGTTTTAAATCTACATGGTCCGACTGGTGGCTATAATTTAAAAATTGCATTTTCAACAGGTTATCTGGCAGGAATCTCCGCCAGTGAAAAATAA
- a CDS encoding cobalt-precorrin-8 methylmutase yields MTDKMFMGASTKQGLDIANKSREIIRSLIGDDVKDLKPIEKDIVERIVHSTADLEYAKLVRISSDFVDAAMTSLKNNETILTDINMVRYGITRYEGEVECYIKNEEVIKIAKENQITRAAAAMRYAAANDFEGIVISGNAPTAVFEAMDLYAKGEMNLKAIVGVPVGFVGAADSKEALHNSNIPNIIVEGPKGGTPIAVACVNSLIQHL; encoded by the coding sequence ATGACAGACAAAATGTTCATGGGTGCATCAACTAAACAAGGTTTGGATATTGCAAATAAAAGTAGAGAAATTATCCGAAGCCTTATTGGAGATGATGTTAAAGATTTAAAACCTATAGAAAAAGACATCGTTGAAAGGATTGTTCACTCAACTGCCGATCTTGAATATGCAAAATTAGTCAGAATCAGTTCTGACTTTGTAGATGCAGCTATGACTTCCCTTAAAAATAATGAAACTATTTTAACTGATATTAACATGGTTAGATATGGAATTACCAGATATGAAGGGGAAGTTGAGTGTTACATTAAAAACGAAGAAGTAATTAAAATTGCAAAAGAAAATCAAATCACAAGGGCGGCAGCTGCAATGAGATATGCTGCAGCAAATGATTTTGAAGGCATAGTCATTTCAGGTAATGCTCCAACTGCTGTTTTTGAAGCGATGGATTTATATGCAAAAGGTGAAATGAATCTTAAAGCTATTGTTGGAGTTCCCGTTGGTTTTGTAGGGGCTGCTGATTCAAAAGAAGCACTACATAATTCTAATATTCCCAATATTATTGTTGAAGGGCCAAAAGGTGGAACACCGATTGCGGTAGCATGTGTGAACTCATTAATTCAACATTTGTAG
- the hemL gene encoding glutamate-1-semialdehyde 2,1-aminomutase has translation MYSEELFNESKKYFPGGVNSPVRAFKPCPFFVKSAGGSKLTDEDGKTYIDHCLAYGPLILGHSNPKVVREVSNQLTIGTAYGAPTENEITLAKEVIDRIPSAEMVRFCNSGTEATMSAIRLARGFTGRDKIVKFEGAYHGAHDYVLVKGGSGAATLPDSPGIPEDTTKNTLSVPFNDEEALTDLIEKEGENIACIIMEVVMGNVGCIEPKPGFLEFIRKITEENGIILIFDEVITGFRASRGGAQEYYGVTPDLTTLGKIVGGGLPMGAFCGKAEIMELIAPQGPVYQAGTFSGNPISVQAGISTLTQLDDAFYKELERKGNFLRGNIESIMDHEEYNIHPVGIASMFQIYFNPAPVYNYADVQKSDRRQFLRYFKTLLKQGVFIPPSQFECNFISNAHTMEDLQKTSDAIELALEAAFKKRRR, from the coding sequence ATGTATTCTGAAGAATTATTCAATGAATCAAAAAAATATTTTCCTGGTGGGGTAAATTCACCTGTAAGGGCTTTTAAACCTTGTCCCTTTTTTGTTAAAAGTGCTGGTGGTTCAAAACTCACAGATGAAGATGGTAAAACTTACATAGATCATTGTTTAGCTTATGGGCCATTAATATTAGGTCATTCTAATCCAAAAGTTGTAAGGGAAGTTTCTAACCAATTAACTATCGGAACTGCTTATGGTGCTCCAACTGAAAATGAAATAACTCTTGCAAAAGAAGTAATAGATAGAATTCCTTCTGCTGAAATGGTAAGATTCTGTAATAGTGGTACAGAAGCTACTATGAGTGCAATTAGACTTGCAAGAGGTTTTACTGGTAGAGATAAAATTGTTAAATTTGAAGGCGCATATCATGGAGCACATGACTATGTTCTTGTAAAAGGGGGTTCTGGTGCAGCAACTTTACCTGACAGTCCAGGTATTCCAGAAGACACTACTAAAAATACATTATCGGTTCCATTTAATGATGAAGAAGCTTTAACAGATCTTATTGAAAAAGAAGGAGAGAATATTGCTTGTATTATCATGGAAGTAGTTATGGGTAATGTTGGTTGTATTGAACCTAAACCGGGATTTTTAGAATTTATTCGTAAAATTACAGAAGAAAACGGCATTATATTAATTTTTGATGAGGTAATCACTGGTTTTAGAGCTTCACGTGGTGGTGCACAAGAATATTATGGTGTTACTCCTGATTTGACAACTCTTGGTAAAATTGTTGGCGGTGGTCTTCCAATGGGAGCTTTCTGTGGCAAAGCCGAAATCATGGAATTAATCGCACCGCAAGGTCCGGTTTATCAGGCAGGTACCTTTTCAGGCAATCCTATTTCTGTTCAAGCAGGAATTTCTACTTTAACACAATTGGATGATGCATTCTATAAAGAATTAGAACGTAAAGGAAACTTCCTTAGAGGAAATATTGAATCAATAATGGATCATGAAGAGTATAACATTCATCCTGTTGGTATTGCTTCAATGTTTCAAATTTATTTCAATCCGGCACCAGTTTACAATTATGCTGATGTTCAAAAATCTGACAGAAGACAATTCTTAAGATACTTTAAAACCTTGTTAAAACAAGGAGTGTTTATTCCCCCATCTCAATTTGAATGTAATTTTATTTCAAATGCTCATACTATGGAGGATTTACAAAAAACTTCTGATGCTATTGAATTAGCACTGGAAGCCGCATTTAAGAAAAGAAGAAGGTAA
- a CDS encoding signal peptidase I, which produces MDIDFKEVVGYAIVLIIVLIAAQHLNVVVSGSMEPAFYRGDIVMVEKADFLGIHEFDPSNVKIGDVVVYDAAWYDQPVIHRVINITDINGTTMYVIKGDNNDHVDPYYVTADQIQEKVVTFGDNLVVIPKIGYLSIWLRGL; this is translated from the coding sequence ATGGATATTGATTTTAAAGAGGTTGTGGGTTATGCAATTGTTCTCATCATTGTTTTAATTGCAGCTCAACACTTGAATGTTGTTGTTTCAGGAAGTATGGAACCTGCATTTTACAGAGGAGACATTGTAATGGTTGAAAAAGCAGATTTCTTAGGTATTCATGAATTTGATCCTAGTAATGTAAAAATTGGAGATGTAGTTGTTTATGATGCTGCATGGTATGACCAACCAGTAATTCATAGAGTTATTAATATTACGGATATTAATGGAACCACGATGTATGTGATTAAAGGGGATAATAATGACCATGTGGATCCTTATTATGTTACTGCTGACCAAATTCAAGAAAAAGTTGTAACATTTGGGGATAATTTAGTTGTGATTCCAAAAATTGGATATCTTTCCATATGGTTAAGAGGTTTATAA
- the argS gene encoding arginine--tRNA ligase: MYFEIEKQAIDAINKALDQYDVEIDRDFRLDFPPNPDLGDLASTIAFALTKKLRTSPPEVAKELVEKIEIPEIFSKVQNFGPYVNFFIDYNKFSKLLLEKVDENYGQLPAYGEKIVLEHTSANPNGPLHIGHIRNSIFGDSLSRLLKLAGREVTTQYYVNDMGRQIAIIVCGITELGLKIEDYEGDKIDHKVGKLYFDANKAVEEDENLSAKVDELIQKYEEGSDSELNEIFEHVVSSCISGMKETLKRINITHDDFVWEGQFVRSGEVDELVKYIKKEGFTRENDVLYIDLTDFNIEKEFVLLRSNGTSLYSTRDLAYHKYKSTLGDTVLDILGSDHKLAAKQIKVIFEEIFRQTPPEVIFYEFITLPEGSMSTRRGKFVSVDELIDEAVSRAHGEIKSRNPDLTEEEITLMAEEIGVGAVRFFIAKLSPEKHLTFKWDEALSFERGCASIQYAHARACKLLNKSGRDIASLSVSDNWVPNDVEKDLVRQIAKFPQVVEDCANKQRVHNITQYSQDLASSFNKFYKSEQVIGSDVEDTRLILVDRAKTTIKNALDILGVSAPEKM, from the coding sequence ATGTATTTTGAAATTGAAAAACAAGCTATTGATGCTATTAACAAAGCATTAGATCAATATGATGTAGAAATTGATAGGGATTTTAGATTGGATTTTCCACCAAATCCCGATTTAGGTGACCTTGCAAGTACTATTGCATTTGCACTTACTAAAAAATTAAGGACTTCTCCTCCGGAAGTTGCAAAAGAACTAGTTGAAAAAATTGAAATTCCTGAAATTTTTTCTAAAGTACAGAACTTCGGTCCTTATGTAAATTTCTTCATTGATTATAATAAATTCTCTAAATTATTATTGGAAAAGGTCGATGAAAACTATGGTCAACTTCCTGCATATGGTGAAAAAATTGTATTGGAGCATACTTCAGCCAATCCAAACGGCCCGCTACATATTGGACACATCAGAAACTCTATTTTTGGAGATTCACTTTCAAGACTTTTAAAATTAGCTGGAAGGGAGGTTACTACTCAATATTATGTAAATGATATGGGCAGACAAATTGCAATCATTGTTTGCGGTATAACTGAACTTGGCCTAAAAATTGAAGATTATGAAGGAGATAAAATAGATCATAAGGTTGGCAAGTTATACTTCGATGCTAATAAAGCAGTTGAAGAAGATGAAAATCTTTCAGCAAAGGTAGATGAGTTAATTCAAAAATATGAAGAAGGTAGTGACAGTGAATTAAATGAAATCTTCGAGCATGTAGTTTCAAGTTGTATTTCTGGAATGAAGGAAACACTTAAAAGAATTAATATAACTCATGATGATTTTGTATGGGAAGGGCAATTTGTAAGAAGTGGAGAAGTAGATGAACTTGTAAAATATATTAAAAAAGAAGGATTCACTCGTGAAAATGATGTTTTATACATCGATTTAACTGACTTTAACATAGAAAAAGAATTTGTTTTGCTCCGTTCTAATGGAACATCTCTTTATTCTACTCGTGATTTGGCATATCATAAATATAAATCTACTTTAGGCGATACTGTACTTGATATTTTAGGTTCAGATCATAAATTAGCCGCTAAACAAATTAAAGTTATTTTTGAAGAGATATTTAGGCAAACTCCTCCTGAAGTAATCTTTTATGAATTCATTACTCTTCCTGAAGGGTCAATGTCAACTCGTAGAGGTAAATTTGTATCAGTTGATGAATTAATTGATGAGGCGGTTTCAAGAGCTCATGGCGAAATCAAATCAAGAAATCCTGATTTGACTGAAGAAGAGATAACTCTAATGGCTGAAGAAATAGGTGTTGGTGCGGTTAGGTTCTTTATTGCAAAATTATCGCCTGAAAAACACTTAACCTTTAAATGGGATGAAGCTTTAAGTTTTGAGAGAGGTTGTGCTTCTATTCAATATGCGCATGCTAGAGCATGCAAATTACTTAATAAATCTGGTAGGGATATTGCTTCTTTAAGTGTTAGTGATAATTGGGTTCCTAATGATGTTGAAAAGGATTTAGTAAGACAAATAGCTAAATTCCCACAGGTTGTTGAAGATTGTGCTAATAAACAAAGAGTTCACAACATTACTCAATACAGTCAGGATTTAGCAAGTTCATTTAACAAATTCTATAAATCAGAACAAGTTATCGGGTCTGACGTTGAAGATACAAGACTTATTTTAGTTGATAGAGCTAAAACAACTATTAAAAACGCTTTAGATATTTTAGGTGTTTCAGCACCTGAAAAAATGTAG
- a CDS encoding nitroreductase family protein, whose translation MSDEELKTILEAGTYAPTGRGAQSPKIVVIQNPETIKEFSAWNRSYFPNEMPEDMDPFYGGKTLLIVLANSELPTYVEDGVSVLSVLVNASHAVGVASCWVHRARDEFSSKKGKALLKEWGIPESYEGIGHVVLGYADTEAPEPQPRKEDYIHYVD comes from the coding sequence ATCAGTGATGAAGAGTTAAAAACCATTTTAGAAGCTGGAACTTATGCACCAACAGGAAGAGGTGCACAATCACCAAAAATAGTTGTAATTCAAAATCCAGAAACTATTAAAGAATTTTCAGCATGGAACAGAAGCTACTTTCCAAATGAAATGCCTGAAGATATGGATCCATTTTATGGCGGGAAAACGTTGTTGATTGTGCTGGCCAATAGTGAACTTCCAACTTATGTTGAAGATGGAGTGAGTGTTTTATCAGTGCTTGTTAATGCCTCTCATGCTGTTGGTGTTGCATCTTGCTGGGTTCACCGTGCACGTGATGAATTTTCATCAAAGAAAGGGAAAGCATTGCTTAAAGAATGGGGAATTCCTGAAAGCTATGAAGGAATTGGTCATGTAGTATTGGGTTATGCGGATACAGAAGCACCAGAACCACAACCTAGAAAAGAGGATTACATCCATTATGTGGATTAA
- a CDS encoding MarR family transcriptional regulator — protein MTFDSDIPTSPLVSLLSRKQTNYLNQKLKEVNLSSGLYPLLVKSYINKGISQEELADEIHINESTVTRNLDKLEKKGLITRTPEKRKKIVSVTQKGSDIARQIMNYDAKWDNIIKKELTEEEFKNFRDILIKICEGLI, from the coding sequence ATGACATTTGATAGTGACATTCCTACTTCCCCTCTTGTTTCTCTGCTTTCTAGAAAACAGACAAATTATCTTAATCAAAAATTAAAAGAGGTAAATTTAAGTTCGGGATTATATCCTTTGTTAGTAAAATCATACATAAATAAAGGAATTAGTCAGGAAGAATTAGCGGATGAAATCCATATCAATGAAAGTACAGTGACTAGAAATCTTGATAAACTTGAAAAGAAAGGATTAATAACAAGAACTCCGGAAAAAAGAAAAAAAATCGTTAGTGTAACTCAAAAAGGTAGCGACATCGCTCGACAAATCATGAACTATGATGCAAAATGGGACAATATAATTAAAAAAGAGTTAACCGAGGAAGAATTTAAGAATTTTAGAGATATTCTCATAAAAATCTGTGAGGGTTTAATATGA
- a CDS encoding MATE family efflux transporter, producing the protein MDKNQNIKMLTGDPKKAINKLSIPIIASMFLIFSNNIIDSIWVAGLGADPLAALGYITPLFMVLIGIGNGIGAGGNSLISRYIGAENKTSANNAAIHNLILGVILSIIVSIILLIFLEPLLKIMGATSVLSYAMDYGVVIFSFSFAMLLPPIFGGAFRAEGDVKRATIPIAITAIINMSIDPIFIYTLNLGVAGAAWATVIAHILSVLVMIYWMLIKQDTYLKYNCDNFHNDLNIYKDILVVGIPASLEQLILSALTIVVNFMLTLVSGPVAVAVYTAGWRIINLGMLPAIGVGTASISVAGVSYGARKYENLRVTARYAVEIALVASIIVCIALNIFANQIAFIFSYSENSAQLEPLIASFLQLMCLFILYVPFGASAGNVFQGVGKGTISFVLTTFREFVLVLIFAYILGFIFDMGETGIYYGMLLGGGIGSLICYACIELYINRLIRSQSHDI; encoded by the coding sequence ATGGATAAAAATCAGAATATCAAAATGCTTACAGGAGATCCTAAAAAGGCAATAAACAAATTATCAATTCCAATTATAGCCAGTATGTTTCTAATCTTTTCAAATAATATCATCGACAGTATTTGGGTGGCAGGATTAGGTGCAGACCCATTAGCTGCACTAGGATACATTACGCCATTATTCATGGTACTTATTGGAATCGGAAATGGAATTGGTGCTGGAGGTAATTCATTAATATCACGTTACATTGGAGCTGAAAACAAAACTTCAGCAAATAACGCGGCAATACATAACTTAATTCTAGGAGTCATATTGTCAATAATCGTGTCAATTATCTTATTAATATTTTTAGAACCTTTACTTAAAATAATGGGTGCAACCAGCGTTTTAAGTTATGCGATGGATTATGGAGTTGTAATATTCTCTTTTTCATTTGCAATGTTGCTTCCACCAATATTTGGAGGGGCATTTAGAGCAGAAGGAGACGTTAAAAGAGCAACAATACCGATTGCAATCACAGCTATAATTAACATGTCTATTGACCCAATTTTTATTTATACATTAAATTTAGGGGTCGCAGGAGCAGCATGGGCAACAGTTATTGCACACATTTTATCGGTTTTAGTGATGATTTACTGGATGCTGATTAAACAGGACACATACTTAAAATATAACTGTGACAACTTCCACAATGATTTAAACATATATAAAGATATTTTAGTCGTTGGTATTCCAGCAAGTTTAGAACAATTAATATTATCTGCACTAACCATCGTGGTTAACTTTATGCTTACACTTGTTTCAGGTCCGGTTGCAGTAGCCGTATATACTGCAGGTTGGAGAATTATTAATTTAGGAATGCTTCCAGCAATTGGAGTTGGAACAGCATCAATTTCGGTTGCGGGAGTTTCATATGGTGCAAGAAAATATGAAAATCTTAGAGTTACAGCCAGATATGCTGTTGAAATCGCACTAGTTGCATCCATAATAGTTTGCATAGCTCTAAATATATTTGCAAATCAAATCGCATTTATATTCTCATATTCAGAAAACAGTGCCCAATTAGAACCATTAATCGCAAGTTTCTTACAATTAATGTGCTTATTTATATTATATGTACCTTTTGGAGCAAGTGCAGGAAATGTATTCCAAGGTGTTGGAAAAGGAACAATTTCATTTGTTTTAACAACATTTAGGGAATTTGTATTAGTGTTAATTTTTGCATATATACTCGGATTTATATTTGATATGGGAGAAACCGGAATATACTACGGAATGCTTTTAGGTGGAGGAATCGGTTCGCTGATTTGTTATGCATGTATTGAACTTTACATCAATAGATTAATTAGGAGTCAGAGCCATGACATTTGA